Proteins encoded by one window of Homo sapiens chromosome 10, GRCh38.p14 Primary Assembly:
- the MRLN gene encoding myoregulin, with the protein MTGKNWILISTTTPKSLEDEIVGRLLKILFVIFVDLISIIYVVITS; encoded by the coding sequence ATGACTGGTAAAAACTGGATATTAATTTCTACTACTACTCCCAAAAGTCTAGAAGATGAAATTGTGGGAAGACTtctaaaaattttgtttgttatCTTTGTTGACTTAATTTCTATTATATATGTTGTGATAACTTCTTAG